The bacterium genome has a window encoding:
- a CDS encoding tetratricopeptide repeat protein: MRKATVLLIPLLFTAALGLEREVDEALTTAITAYRDGNLEDAQLLFVDYLTSGPEGEEPPSAAEAYFYLGLIDELDGNLTEAEQFYGAATDSWPDYSDALTALGTLLSMRGEYEQAQTKLERAVSLAPDSALALANLGFIYLAQDLTTKAETRFREALELKPDYVFARVNLGYIFMVTERYEEAVDQFRYALALEPDNLEA, encoded by the coding sequence GTGCGTAAAGCGACCGTCCTTTTGATCCCGCTTCTTTTCACCGCCGCCCTGGGTCTCGAGCGCGAGGTGGACGAGGCGCTGACCACGGCCATCACGGCCTACCGGGATGGGAACCTGGAAGACGCCCAGCTCCTCTTCGTGGACTACCTCACGAGCGGCCCCGAGGGCGAGGAACCGCCGTCGGCCGCCGAGGCGTACTTCTACCTGGGGCTCATAGACGAGCTCGACGGGAACCTGACGGAGGCCGAGCAGTTCTACGGCGCCGCCACCGATTCCTGGCCCGACTACTCCGACGCCCTGACCGCCTTGGGCACGCTTCTTTCCATGCGCGGGGAGTACGAGCAGGCCCAGACGAAGCTGGAGCGCGCCGTCTCCCTGGCCCCCGACTCGGCCCTCGCCCTGGCCAACCTCGGATTCATCTACCTCGCCCAGGACCTCACCACCAAGGCGGAGACCCGGTTCCGCGAGGCCCTGGAGCTCAAGCCCGATTACGTCTTCGCCCGGGTCAACCTCGGCTACATCTTCATGGTGACCGAGCGCTACGAGGAGGCGGTGGACCAGTTCCGCTACGCCCTGGCCCTGGAGCCGGACAACCTGGAGGCCA